The genomic stretch CAGTATTgacatattatttaaatatttttgatccaAACTTTAATAaagcaaatataaaaattgttatgCAGCTTATTGTTTGATCATTACAAGTGTCACAATTTAAATTTTGCAAATGTACCTTCTTCTTTTATGTACGacatgtttttttctaaaatacaaAGTATGAAACATTTAATCAtgtttatcataaattttgttctcttctacatatttattttaatttatattggcttatttaaattttattaaattggtttgtttataatatgtatttaaaacatataaaaagtaaatattattaataaagaagaaaagtttagactcaacttttatattttaaagcaaaaagtggaaactaattatttatgaaagtttgagaaattattttttgaaaaacccaaaaaatacgAAAACCCTATAACCCTATAAGAATCAGGCCGAAATTTAAATTCTAGACAGAAAATATTTCTAAACCGGGTTATACTGGACTCAAATATTTACACAAATATTTACAGACTAAGCAGGTTTGGATCAGGTTGGGTTAGCCGGAAATTGACACATAGCTATAACTTATGTTACTATCACTGTAGACTAGGTGATATTTGGCTATATATATCATGGTGTGGTTCTACTTGTTGAGTAAAAATTATGCTGGTTTAGTACTTAGCCGGTCCTAatcggttattattttattttttctctgttAACACTGAGAGAGCCACAACGTCTCGAGTTCGAACACCAGACGCTGTAATTCCCAATTGTTCATCTCTCATGTCAACACTCAACAACCTCCTCTGAACCCTAAGTTTTCCCGGGAACTCTAATCAAGCTCAATTGCCTCAGTTTCCGTCTCCGATTGAAGGTTTTTTGCACCGGGAAATGGCGTCGAAGCCGTTGAACAACATCTGGATCCGTCGCCAGCAGTGTCCCTGCGGCGATTGGAAGTGCTACATCCGCCTCGACGGAGACgaatcaacaacaacaacctacAACAACGCAACCAAAAGCGAGATCGAACCATCAACAacaccatcaccatcaccatcatcatcatcaccactcTTCACGCCTTACGTCGGCCAAATCTTCAGAACCGACGACGAGGCCTTCGAGTACTACACCGCCTTCGCGAGAAGAAACGGCTTCTCGATCCGCAAAGCTCGCTCCACGGAGAGCCAGAACCTAGGCGTCTACCGAAGAGACTTCGTCTGCTACCGATCCGGATTCAACCAGCCGAGGAAGAAAGCGAACGTCGAGCATCCGCGCGAACGCAAGTCCGTTCGCTGCGGATGCGACGCCAAGCTGTACCTAAGCAAAGAGATCGTCGCTGCTAACGGAGCGACGCAGTGGTACGTCTCGCAGTTTAGTAACGTCCACAACCACGTGCTTCTCGAAGACGAGCACGTGAGGCTCCTCCCTGCGTATCGCAAGATCCAGCAGTGCGATCAGGAGAGGATTCTATTACTGTCGAAAGCCGGTTTCCCCGTGAACCGGATCGTTAAGCTGCTGGAGCTCGAGAGAGGAGGAGGCGGGGTGGAGCTGCCGTTTATAGAGAAGGACGTTAGGAACTTCGTTAGGGCGTGTAAGAAGAGCGTTCAGGAGAGCGACGCTCTGCTCAACGAGAGGCGGGAGAGTGATTTGATGGAGCTTCTGGAGTCGTGCAAGGTGTTTGTTGGTGAGAGGGGGGATGTGGGTTTTGTTTACGAGTTTACTTCGGATGAGAGTGGGAGAGTGGAGAGCTTGGCGTGGGCTTATGGGGAGTGTGTTCAGGGGTACTCTGTGTTTGGCGACGTGGTGGTTTTCGATACGAGTTATAGGTCGGTTACTTACGGTTTGATACTTGGGGTGTTCTTTGGGATGGATGGTAATGGGAATGCGGTTCTTTTGGGGTGTGTTTTGCTGCAGGATGAGAGTTGCCGCTCGTTTGCGTGGGCTTTACAGGTTTGTGGTTTTTGTGAATGCTCAAGATATGTTGTGGTTAGGTTCGGCTATTGCGGCTATCAGGTAGTACGGGTAGAGGGCTAGATGATTTATTTACTACATGACCTATTTTCTGTTTGGTTCGGTTAAGATAGTAAAACTAGGAACAAGAAAATACCTAAACAAAATTTGGTTCTCATTTTATTCCAGTTCGCTTATTTCGGGTAATTTGGGTTGAATATCAGgtattttggataaataatcGAATAATTAGGATGATTGGGATAAAAATTTCAGATATTTCGGATTTCTTTggatattttgaataaatatatatccTGATATTTTTGGGTAGTTCGGTTCGGTTGGATTTAGTTATTTCGGATATAGAAATATAGGAACCATTCGGGTATTTTAAGGCTTTCGGTCCGGTCCCAGATTTGGGTATTTCTGCGGTATTTTTTTCCATGCCTAGTTGTGGTCATGCTCTCactcttcttgttttgttttggacaGACTTTTGTTCGGTTTATGAGGGGTGGACATCCTCAGACAATAGTGACGGATATAGATAGAGGACTTAAAGATGCCGTTGAGAGGGAGCTGCCAAACACCAACCATGTGGTGTTTATGTGGCACGTTGTCTCCAAACTAGGAAGCTGGTTTTCTCAGACTCTTGGGTCGCACTATGATGAGTTTAGAGCTGGTTTCGAGATGCTGTGCCGTGCAGGGAGTGTTGAGGAATTTGAACAGCAGTGGGATCTTCTCATCTCTCGTTTTGGTCTTGTTCCAGATAGGCATGCGGCTTTGCTTTACTCGTGCAGAGCAACCTGGTCACCTTGTTACATCAGACAGCATTTTTTAGCTCAGACTATGACCCCTGAGTTCAGTCTATCTATAGATTCTTTCTTGAAAAGAATTGTCGCAGGACCATCATGCATGCAAGCATTACTTGAAGAGGTTTgtgaattttataaaacttacaGTTTTATTCAATTTATTGCTGTCGTTAGGTCATTAATCTAGAGAGAGCATGCAGGTCAGTGTTGCTGCAAGTCTATCCAAGCAAATCACGCCGCGAGTTCCTTATCCGAGCATGAAGACTTGTATGCCTATGGAAGATCACGCGAGGGCTGTTCTGACGCCTTACGCCTTCAGCGTATTACAAAACGAGATGGTTCTGTCTCTTCAGTATGCGGTAGCCGAGATGGCCAACGGTCCACACATCGTGCATCACTTCAAGAAAATGGAAAGGGAATGCTGCGTGTTCTGGAACCCGGAGAACGAGGAGATCCACTGTTCGtgcaaggagtttgagcattcGGGAATCCTGTGCAGGCATTCTCTTCGTGTGCTGGCCGTGAAGAACTGCTTCCACATACCCGAACAGTACTTTCTGGTTCGGTGGAGACAGGAGAGCTCCCTTGTTAGTGAAGAGAATCAAAACGGTATGGGCATTGGCGATGATGACTGTGTTCAAACGTTTCAGTCGCTCACTGAAACTCTACTAACGGAGTCAATGGTCTCGAAGGATCGGCTTGATTACACTAACCAAGAACTTTCTGCACTTATCGATCGTGTAAGAAATGTTGCACCTGCTAATACTTGTATCAGCCATGACTGCTGATCGCTAAGCAAGTGAGCAGGTATGTTTTTTTCATGTCTTCTTTTTGTTTCCTACATGAGATGCATCTTTGTTAGAAACGTTTGTTCAGAAACTATCAACAATTCTTAGTCTAAAAAACCTTTGATTAACAGGATAAGTTGGCAGCGTTTGCTCTTTCCCAGTTACATAGACTGCAGCGGTTCTATTTCGTGCGTAAAAGCTTATAGTGGATGCATTTCTT from Raphanus sativus cultivar WK10039 unplaced genomic scaffold, ASM80110v3 Scaffold0282, whole genome shotgun sequence encodes the following:
- the LOC108806014 gene encoding putative protein FAR1-RELATED SEQUENCE 10; the protein is MASKPLNNIWIRRQQCPCGDWKCYIRLDGDESTTTTYNNATKSEIEPSTTPSPSPSSSSPLFTPYVGQIFRTDDEAFEYYTAFARRNGFSIRKARSTESQNLGVYRRDFVCYRSGFNQPRKKANVEHPRERKSVRCGCDAKLYLSKEIVAANGATQWYVSQFSNVHNHVLLEDEHVRLLPAYRKIQQCDQERILLLSKAGFPVNRIVKLLELERGGGGVELPFIEKDVRNFVRACKKSVQESDALLNERRESDLMELLESCKVFVGERGDVGFVYEFTSDESGRVESLAWAYGECVQGYSVFGDVVVFDTSYRSVTYGLILGVFFGMDGNGNAVLLGCVLLQDESCRSFAWALQTFVRFMRGGHPQTIVTDIDRGLKDAVERELPNTNHVVFMWHVVSKLGSWFSQTLGSHYDEFRAGFEMLCRAGSVEEFEQQWDLLISRFGLVPDRHAALLYSCRATWSPCYIRQHFLAQTMTPEFSLSIDSFLKRIVAGPSCMQALLEEVSVAASLSKQITPRVPYPSMKTCMPMEDHARAVLTPYAFSVLQNEMVLSLQYAVAEMANGPHIVHHFKKMERECCVFWNPENEEIHCSCKEFEHSGILCRHSLRVLAVKNCFHIPEQYFLVRWRQESSLVSEENQNGMGIGDDDCVQTFQSLTETLLTESMVSKDRLDYTNQELSALIDRVRNVAPANTCISHDC